Proteins encoded together in one Pseudoroseomonas cervicalis window:
- a CDS encoding cell division protein FtsQ/DivIB: MARSARPRNEDRTRLSSDGARPRNAAPQRPSSLRLWLRRQRPLLRPALLGLAGLGVLGAGVVVVSAFDPAGRFSFVSENIAEIAGGAGLTVNEIIVRGQQNTPRELIRAAIGTRHGDPLLAFSPAQAKARLESIAWIESAEVQRNLSGNITVTITERKPFAIWQHNGEFAVVDRDGRVVSADTLDAFGPLPLLVGDGAHRLGAALYDALKQEPEVQRRVQALVLVGERRWNLRLHNGTDVLLPEAHEDVAVKRLAELQRSSALMDRPLAAIDLRLPDRLVVRQLPSPEPEPQRGQAQRRSGRG; encoded by the coding sequence ATGGCCCGTAGCGCCCGCCCCCGCAACGAGGACCGCACGCGCCTCTCCTCCGACGGCGCCCGCCCGCGCAACGCCGCGCCGCAGCGGCCGAGCAGCCTGCGCCTGTGGCTGCGCCGGCAGCGCCCGCTGCTGCGCCCGGCGCTGCTGGGCCTGGCCGGCCTCGGCGTCCTCGGCGCCGGCGTCGTGGTGGTCTCGGCCTTCGATCCGGCCGGCCGCTTCAGCTTCGTCTCCGAGAACATCGCCGAGATCGCCGGCGGCGCCGGGCTCACCGTCAACGAGATCATCGTGCGCGGCCAGCAGAACACGCCGCGCGAGCTGATCCGCGCCGCCATCGGCACGCGCCATGGCGACCCGCTGCTCGCCTTCTCCCCCGCCCAGGCCAAGGCGCGGCTGGAGAGCATCGCCTGGATCGAGAGCGCCGAGGTGCAGCGCAACCTCTCGGGCAACATCACCGTCACCATCACCGAGCGGAAGCCCTTCGCCATCTGGCAGCACAATGGCGAATTCGCCGTGGTGGACCGCGATGGCCGCGTCGTCTCGGCCGACACGCTGGACGCCTTCGGCCCGCTGCCGCTGCTGGTGGGCGATGGCGCGCACCGGCTCGGCGCCGCGCTCTATGACGCGCTGAAGCAGGAGCCCGAGGTGCAGCGCCGCGTGCAGGCGCTGGTGCTGGTGGGCGAGCGGCGCTGGAATCTCCGCCTGCACAACGGCACCGATGTGCTGCTGCCCGAGGCGCATGAGGATGTGGCGGTGAAGCGCCTGGCCGAGCTGCAGCGCAGCTCCGCGCTGATGGACCGGCCGCTGGCCGCGATCGATCTGCGCCTGCCCGACCGGCTGGTGGTGCGCCAGCTGCCGAGCCCCGAGCCCGAGCCGCAGCGCGGCCAGGCCCAGCGCCGGAGCGGCCGCGGGTGA